The Periplaneta americana isolate PAMFEO1 chromosome 16, P.americana_PAMFEO1_priV1, whole genome shotgun sequence genome segment AAAGGAAGATCAACCTTAACCGTGATAGGACTCCTGTTGAAGAACATCTGGGAAGCACTTGAAGAGAAAAAGTAGTTCTATGTCATATTTGTAGATTTTTCCAAATTGTTTGaccttataaacagaaaattagttgCAGATTTTTCCAAAGCGTTTGACCTCAAACAGAAAATTAGTCAGTACAAGCATTCCTATCAGTAAAGTGTAATTATACTAGCATTatcaattaaacttattttattctcctTTGTGGACATGTTGCAAGACTTTGACATAATgtatagagatgggaacgatatataggtttttacgaaataccaatattttcgtttcgatatatcggtatcgaaattttgattcaatatatcgtataatatatcggttttctcataaattcatcggttttttatgtttctttttgttttgtggaattattatgaacaacaaaatccacactacttaactccgataattccctgagagatggcgttaatgaaagtgggcagttacataattgtgcaattatccaatccaatcaatgcctttctctgattggctggtctagaattagaattcaaactatttaatatgaagtaccaaattcaaaatccaACGTGTGCGATCGTGAGACTGAggcgggaggtttatctactactgttttagtattcatgttctccaaggcaggagcaactgccactctgaaaaggaaccgtttgacttcaaaacttttatttctatgtttttaaatggaaagagaaacaagaataTACCGgtaatactggtttgagatttgtttacggctaggatttctatgcacaacctagtactggcattgttttcttattagatatttcagtacataaaaattttatcaccaccaccaccaccatcattgatatttggaatgttggagtgtaacaataacttgcaatgggaatttACTATAGAAGGTTTGCatcaaatcaattgtgaagtttgttaaaacttgtaacattttaagtactgtttacttacatttaaaaatgaatacaaataccgtttacttacatttaaaaatgaatacaagaactGTTTACTtacctttaaaaatgattacgttgttatctagaaaagagcattatatttgtatcctcgattgaatcctatataaaattagaataattgaatcggggtttggaataaactgatggggaccCTAAAAAAATTCacgtggattgaaaagagagaaggCTTTTCAGTAACCTACAAAATGAAATCagtcaaaggagaagaaatatcaaaagcaaatgaaatagggagaagagtacgagaaggatgccctttatcacctaccctgttcaatatctacttggaggatttagtgaagaactgttttcagaaaatgggaaaagtgatagtaggaggaagaagaataaagtgtttaagatttgTTGATATAGCGTTGGTAGATGATAGTAAGGaataagctactggagctaaataccgtaacagctgtgagcagtgtagAATgtagataaatgccaacaagaccaaaaccatggtcataggaagaaaagtaaaccaggtgaacttgcgaattctaaatgaggctgtATAGCAAgtggaaagcttcaaatacttgagttgtactataagcagtaacatgaacttctgccaagaagtcaaaaggagaatagcaatggcaaaggaagcttttaaaagaaaaaggagcatcttctgcggacctctggggaaagaactaaggaagtgctttgtgtggagtgtagcattgtttggggtagaaacatggacattactaagaagtgaagagaagcgaatagaagcatttggaatgtggatatggagaatgatggagcgtgtgaaatggacagagtaagaaacgaagctgtgttggaaagagtggatgaagaaagaatgatgctgaaactgatcaggaggaggaaaaggaattggctgggtcactgggtgagaagaaactgcctactgaaggatgctctagaagaaatggtgaacgggagaagagtttgggacagaaggagatatcagatgatagacgacattaagatatatggagacaaagaggaaggcagaaattaggaaagactggagaatgctgggtttgcagtgaaagacctgcccttgggcagaatattatgaatgaatgaatgtttcaatgTCAAATacccagtgacgtcgccaggatcagagcaaggggggtgcggatggggtgcaagctgtaaaaatgtggtacataaaaaatccaaaatgtttccttcatgcacttgcgcgcaaaCTAtgcatctgtttattaatattactatgtattattattattattattattgttattattattattattattattattattattattattattattattattattattattgctcatcacatcccTTACGATACACtaagggacgtagttttttcacatccaagaaattgtttttgttcttcaaaataatttatgcctagtattttattaataaattgccctttgggatGCAGAAAGGGGTACTCCGATATTTTTATGGAGTgtttgcgcaccctttcgcacccccctagcgacgtccctgcaaATACCCATATAAAGTTCACTTAACATTTTCCtattgtatcatttaagctcatcttacctccaccataatttttatttaggttaggaactacatcCTAATTATGgtattgtttatcgttgcaattttacatttaatcttttgactgttatgatgttaatttcaatgttaataaggaataggctattcAAATTTAAGTTTGTTATAAATGTACACCtacaaatgtaattgcattagtatctattaatttgcttaGGGAATAGGGATATAtcgaatcgtttcgatataccgatatattttctgcaatatatatcgttaccgaaattaggtttgcaatatattgcaatatatcggtatttaaattatttcctccatctcTAATAATGTATGTCTAGTCACTGCTTGCTTGATAGTGTCACTGCCCATTATATCTGAGTGAACACGGAAACTCGTCTCTGCATCTTACTTATTTTGGAACGCTACAATACATTTCCTGgaagtgtataattatattgtaagtaAACTTTGGCTTTAATCTTGAATATATTATCATTCTAGATtgattacggtatatttattactTCAGTATAAGCGGTTTCTGATTACAGCGGCACATACTTTCCgcgtaaatataaaaattcatatgAATCTTAACTTAGTACTCCATATTCGCCGTAAAAATCGCAGTTTGTAACAACGAGTAAAGATGTTTTCCCAGCAGCTTACGATCTGTAAATGCATGTCAGTTCCTTAATTCTTTCAGTTACGATGGATGTAATCAAAGCGGAACTCGAGGTCGACCCACTGTCTCTAGAAACAAGTGACAACACAGATGAAGATGAGAAGAAACCTATACTAGAGGTACATTATAAGCTATTACTGTCGGTTTTGTATATGcgacttttatatatatataaatttacctTACGACATAAAGTGTTCATCTCAAATTATATTCAATGGacttaatgaaacaaaaaaaaaaaaaaaaaaaaaaaaaatcttggagATCCTCGTTTTCTTTGTCACCATAACATACTTTGTACATATCTTTCACGGGTAAGCCATTTGAGAGTTGATCGGAGTTCTTAATTTAACATATAGTTTACAGGAAGCTTTATTGAAACTTTCTTTCATAAACagttctcagtttttaatattattacaacaTGCCCAATGCAATACTATGCCATATTCTAAGTAAAGTCCATATTGACGTCTGTAGCATGCGTATGGTGCAAGAGATGTGCCTTCAACTTCAACTTGCGACCTCTTTAGTTGCCTAATACatgtataatttgtttctttgtggtttttctaaaataaaacgaattttgTAAACTTTGTACAGGATCGACACTTAATAAGCTGGCTTGCAATGTAACTTATAAGATTAAAATGTAATTACCAGGGTTGATCTATGATGTTGTTGTTGATCATTTGTGATGGGTGTGTAAAATATAATCACGTCTTTCACCACACATATAGGTTTCAAGTAGCTGCAGTAGGATAGTATAGAAGGTCGAGCAGCTTAGctgtatattaattattagcgactattattattaatttttaaaccaCTAGAAGTCTGTGTTATGtctataatttttttctgtgttaATAATAAACTATGTTTAAAAACATATCAAAACATGTCGTTGTTGTTTTTTTAAGCTATTTCGTACAAGCTCCTCTCAttcactttttgttttattttatcctaaTTGTTTTCTGTGTAAAATCATGTTCGTCTTCTATTCGGGCCATTATAAAATTAACAGTGGTACTCCTGACTTTATGTGGAGCCAAGCTTTGACTTTTCCAAAACAAACCTTATTATTAATAAGCATTTTTATGGATATATACAGAACAAACAATCTTAATCCTCATatctgcatataggcctactgtctaaAGCAGGTTTTATCATATTTATAAGAAatccactgaaaataattttaagaagttcttataaaatattctagtctttttttttttttacttttctacaaACTTAGCTTAAAGTTTGAAAATGAGAGACtgaactataaaatataacaGTTCAACACACagaataacaatttttactgtTGTTCCACTGAGTCATTAAACCATAGAGATAAAactattttcgtatttatttcgtgccctttgtaatgtgttgttttagAAGATGACTCAAATCACGCGCGTATATAATGAAAAAGCAGGTAATTCATGATTGggatcaattttttttacaaagttaTGCCTCTTGACTTAATTTTCGATACTTTGAAGGTTAAATTCAATAATGTGGGAGCGACCAGCGTGGCTCAGTAGGCCTGTCGACCTGAAGTTTcgctcgggcgctggttcgatccccgcttggggtgattacgtggttaggttttttccgagattttccccaaccgtaaggtgaatgccaagcaatctatgtcgaatcctcagcctcatcgcACCAAAttccatctcgatatcaccaatctcatcgacgctaaataacctcgtagttgatacagcgtcgttaaataaccaactaaaaataatgtGGGTATATCCAAAGAAGCTATGGCAATCGAGAAAGTGCAATTACAACTTATTGTACCTTTGGAATGAGCTTTTAAACTAGGAAAATTAAGCACTAGAAAAGCTTCGGAAGAATTTTGTGTCCTTTAGACGACACTGAATGGTAAATTAAGCTAACTGAAAATAATTTTGCTATTATAAGATTCCTCActaaggcccgttacacacttgagACGTCACTAGGGAGAAATGTGTAGCGAGAAAGAGGCAAAGAGCCCTTCTCCACACACTACAGTGAGTTGTCGCTATGATCATCTCTATTATTTTCAGGTCATCTGTTATTTGTCTACAGAATTCTGCTTTGATATTTCgtggttttatagttttcatcccgtgtatcatacaAATAGAGCTACGGGTGTCATCATAGAAGTTGGATAAGTTTCACACTGCAtttattatcagccatctttcctcattgacATTAAAAACGATACATACATTCACCACCACCTGTGTTATTACttaatctttttctacattcagtaTTAGATAGAATAAATGTGTaatatctttgataaatgtgtcaagacaTTTCGCTgaaacgagaatctcttccagtttTTGGACGTccgtttgaatccatgttatcaatgtTTGATTTTTCTCGTTACACATTTCTTGCTATGGAGATCTCTTCAAGTCTGTAACAGgcctaaaaaataataaattatttcattgtcaGAGTGGATAGAAAAATTGAAGACGACTTGTATGACAAGAactttctttgaaaaaaaaaggtgGGAGATGGTGGTAAATTTTTTCATAGATCCTGCCACGGAAGTAGAAGTAGGGCAGGTAGTTGGAAAGGCGGCGCAACATACCTTGTGACGTGGGTAATGTGTGATCGGATTCACCCCACCTATTGAGGTGACACCAATCAACAAGATACATTAAACAGTATGAACTGGAAAACAGTGGAAGATATTTACATTCAGTAGAGATTATTCTGCaaactatattattataaaattaaatcgaCGCCTCACTAGGATGTAACCTTATATGGTTAACGCTTACGAAACTCAAAATATTGATCAGACTCACCCCATGTTATGATACTGATTTTATGGAATCAGAGTGCAACCAGTAAAATTTGAAATCATGctcaaaacttaaaaatagttataatatccgcccaccataatctagacacaccATCGCAACATTCCTCTATATAATCctttccctcccaccgaacatcctcgtATTCATCTACTTTCACTGTGGCTGTACCTCGACGTTGGAATTCCCTAGCGAGTATTGTCAGAAACTGTCAGACATCAagccaatttaagaatagactaagaaaatattttccaaacAGTTGTCGTTAAcaaatctttggtcggcggggaaaggcacataagtaaaaaaagtcgatttttctattctacctaatcacataagtctatattttttctaatttttgaaataaaaatttgtatttgtattttaaattgaaaaggatattactttaaccaacatacatgaattttatacttatattcaattaagagtaaattaaaaagaaagtctctcgtgaaaaatttattattattttttacttatgtgccttttcccaccGACCAAAGAAATATAGCTGTTACAAGTCTCTCAGTCTTTAatgatcttatatatatatatatatatatatatatataatcacagaataaatatttaaattatctcattactatgatgatgatgatgatgatgatgatgattattattattattattattattattattattattattattattaattcttcctaatgtttattattgtctcactaagaTCAGTTATCTAACtctcattattttcatttacttagAATTAGAGTCTCGCTGGACGGAAAAGAAGGCCTACTAGTCTTAGctttgccagattaaataaataaattattattatttattttatcatgtgTTTCTGTTCTCCGAGAACTTCATTCACGTGGCTCAGTTgactaagacgcttgcctgctaGGGCGCTGGTTCAATTCACGCTTGCGGTGATTCCCTGGTTGagttttgcgaggttttcccgaaccatAATGTGATTATTACGTAATCtgtgtcgaatcctcggcctcatgtcgccaaatctCTTCTACCACCACTCCCATCGACGGAAAATAATCTAGAAGTTGTTGCACCATCactaaataatgaagtaaaaacattaaatttattaaaactgcaCTTTAATAAAGTTTTTGCACAGATAATATACGTTTTCATATGAATCCTGACCCTATTCGACATAGTATAAAGCACGTGCTGTGGGTTGTGATCAGGCTGAGGCATATCAACAAATACAGAGCAGCTGTTAATAATAGAAGTCTTCCTCCGACACCCTGTAATAAATTGTTCATTTAAGATATCTctttgtactgcaggaacggaatCTTGTGGATCAGCCTGTGACTGGTATAAAGCAGGAATATGTGGACCAGAGCCATGATCTCAcatctgaaataaaatttgagGAAGATCCGGAGACACGGTCGTTCCCTGTGGTGAAacgtgaacctgaggtgagtggaGCACAAGAAATGCACTGTGAATTCTTCTTCCATTGTTTATCTTGCATTTTGATTGTAACGGACACTACCTCTTTACAACTGTACTTGTAGTGGCTTTTACTTTATGATAGAGACAAAGAAGTTaccactgttttttttattaggtGATGTCATGTTGCAGAGAACTAGTGTTGGAACTTTATCACAGTTTATGTTTTAAATACGAAAAGGAAATTACTTGCTATCCTTACTCTTAACTGTTGCCAAGCAACACATTCCCACAGTGGGTTTGAAAAAATGTTGTTCTTAAGGGCATGACTTCTTTTCGTCTTCTCTGTGTCTttgtctaaaattcttaatacttTTTACCGTTTCCAAATAATtgattttgctttaaatttatctACAAACGTTATTGCCTGGCTTCATCTGTTTATCACCtcttgcttttaaatatttacgTATTTGCAATATATCCTTTGTAGACCTTTATCTTACCCGTAGATAAAAGATATTTTATAActttacaataaaatatgtagCTGATTTTGAGTGGATTCCATAATAGATTCTAAATTCTCCATTATATTCTGATACATACGTGCGGGTACAGCatgcatgcaactattgtttgttttatttacccTTATTCTGTCagtgaaatgcaattaattttaataCTGGTAGAGAAACGtaaaattagaaacataaatttatcAGTTTTAAAATGACCACAAATAAAcataatgaatttgaattttcttGTATGTCTTATGAGTAGACACCAACTTAGTT includes the following:
- the LOC138691526 gene encoding uncharacterized protein isoform X3 → MDVIKAELEVDPLSLETSDNTDEDEKKPILEERNLVDQPVTGIKQEYVDQSHDLTSEIKFEEDPETRSFPVVKREPEEEQSDFNEEPRVELTAENNEVFAESYQ